The following proteins come from a genomic window of Streptomyces sp. NBC_01716:
- a CDS encoding S9 family peptidase, with amino-acid sequence MTSRQQLSFPRQYARTQRFTLGAPRAFTVSPDGSRVAFLRSASGTDRTNRLWVLDLDDRSGTARERIAADPQALLAGTPEELSAEERARRERSREGSAGIVGYAVDGAAELAAFALSGRLFTAELRAGTARELPVPGPVIDPRPSPDGRHIAYVAGGALRVTGAEGDGDRELAAPEDGQTTYGLAEFIAAEEMSRSRGFWWSPDSDRLLVARVDGAGVQRWWIADPAHPDREPSTIAYPAAGTPNADVRLYLIGLDGSRTEVVWDRVTSPYLAAVHWSSAGEPLLLVQARDQRDQHCLSVDTASGETRLVREESDPVWLELFAGVPALTPGGELVRIVDTPAGEKGSDGAAAEDSARVLVVGDRALTGPELQLRAVLDIGERDVLVSAAAGEAAGAPEIGEIHVYRVPYGAPAAEPGAAAADAAEAGEVRAWGPERVSEGVGVHSAVRAGNVMVLASARPDVSGSVVQVMREGKQLAVIASYAQQPNLTPRVQLTEGGAHRIPCAVLLPTDYQEADGPLPVLLDPYGGPHGQRVLAAHNPYLTSQWFADQGFAVVVADGRGSPGRSPGWEKAVKDNLPLTLDDQIEALQALAGRFPLDRSRVAIRGWSYGGYLAGLAALRRPDIFHAAIAGAPVTDWRLYDTHYTERYLGHPSEAPEVYAVNSLVTDDGLAEPADQARPIMIIHGLADDNVVMTHTLRLSSALLSAGRPHQVLPLTGVTHMTPQEQIAENLLLLQVDFLKRSLGMP; translated from the coding sequence ATGACCTCGAGGCAACAACTCTCCTTTCCTCGCCAGTACGCGAGGACCCAGCGGTTCACGCTGGGTGCTCCGCGGGCCTTCACGGTGTCCCCCGACGGTTCGCGGGTGGCCTTCCTGCGTTCCGCCTCAGGAACGGACCGGACGAACCGTCTTTGGGTGCTCGATCTCGACGACAGATCGGGTACGGCGCGCGAGCGGATCGCCGCTGATCCTCAAGCCCTGCTGGCGGGCACACCGGAGGAGCTCTCGGCCGAGGAGCGCGCCCGCCGGGAGCGGAGCCGCGAGGGGTCGGCGGGCATCGTCGGCTACGCGGTGGACGGCGCCGCCGAGTTGGCGGCCTTCGCCCTGTCGGGGCGGCTGTTCACGGCCGAACTGCGTGCCGGGACGGCGCGCGAACTGCCCGTACCGGGGCCGGTGATCGACCCGAGGCCGTCGCCCGACGGGCGGCACATCGCTTATGTGGCCGGGGGCGCGCTGCGGGTGACGGGTGCCGAGGGGGACGGCGACCGTGAGCTGGCAGCGCCGGAGGACGGGCAGACCACATACGGTCTGGCCGAATTCATCGCAGCCGAGGAGATGAGCCGGTCACGCGGTTTCTGGTGGTCACCGGATTCGGACCGGCTGCTGGTGGCGCGGGTCGACGGGGCGGGCGTACAGCGCTGGTGGATCGCCGACCCCGCGCACCCGGACCGCGAGCCGTCGACCATCGCCTATCCCGCCGCCGGCACACCCAACGCCGACGTGCGGCTTTATCTGATCGGCCTCGACGGTTCGCGTACGGAGGTGGTCTGGGACCGGGTCACGTCGCCGTATCTCGCGGCCGTCCACTGGTCGTCGGCGGGCGAGCCGCTGCTGCTCGTCCAGGCGCGGGACCAGCGCGACCAGCACTGTCTGTCGGTCGACACGGCGAGCGGCGAGACCCGGCTCGTACGCGAGGAGTCGGACCCGGTTTGGCTTGAACTTTTCGCCGGCGTACCGGCGTTGACGCCCGGCGGCGAGCTGGTGCGGATCGTGGACACCCCGGCGGGCGAGAAGGGCTCGGACGGCGCCGCGGCCGAGGACAGCGCACGGGTGCTGGTCGTCGGTGACCGGGCGCTGACCGGGCCGGAGTTGCAGCTGCGCGCGGTGCTCGACATCGGCGAGCGGGACGTGCTGGTGTCGGCGGCGGCGGGAGAGGCCGCCGGGGCGCCTGAGATCGGTGAGATCCATGTCTACCGGGTCCCGTACGGCGCGCCCGCAGCAGAGCCCGGAGCTGCGGCCGCGGACGCGGCCGAGGCCGGGGAGGTCCGCGCCTGGGGCCCCGAGCGCGTCTCGGAGGGCGTGGGGGTGCACAGCGCCGTCCGCGCGGGCAACGTCATGGTCCTGGCGTCGGCCCGGCCCGATGTCAGCGGATCGGTGGTGCAGGTGATGCGGGAGGGGAAACAACTCGCCGTCATCGCCTCGTACGCGCAGCAGCCGAATCTCACCCCGCGTGTACAGCTCACCGAGGGGGGCGCACACCGAATTCCGTGCGCCGTCCTCCTGCCCACGGACTACCAGGAGGCGGACGGTCCGCTTCCGGTACTGCTGGATCCCTACGGCGGACCGCACGGCCAGCGCGTGCTCGCCGCGCACAATCCGTACCTCACGTCCCAGTGGTTCGCCGACCAGGGCTTCGCCGTCGTCGTCGCGGACGGCCGGGGCAGTCCGGGCCGCTCCCCCGGCTGGGAGAAGGCGGTGAAGGACAATCTGCCGCTCACCCTGGACGACCAGATCGAGGCGCTCCAGGCACTCGCCGGGCGGTTCCCGCTGGATCGGTCGCGGGTGGCCATCCGCGGCTGGTCGTACGGGGGTTACCTCGCCGGACTCGCCGCGCTGCGCCGTCCCGACATCTTCCACGCGGCCATCGCGGGCGCCCCGGTGACCGACTGGCGGCTGTACGACACGCACTACACCGAGCGCTATCTGGGGCACCCGTCGGAGGCGCCCGAGGTGTACGCGGTCAACTCCCTTGTCACGGACGACGGGTTGGCGGAGCCCGCGGACCAGGCGCGGCCGATAATGATCATCCACGGTCTGGCGGACGACAACGTCGTGATGACGCACACGCTGCGGCTGTCTTCGGCGCTGCTGTCGGCGGGCCGGCCGCACCAGGTGCTGCCGCTCACCGGGGTGACGCACATGACGCCCCAGGAACAGATCGCGGAGAATCTGCTGCTGCTCCAGGTGGACTTCCTGAAGCGCTCGCTCGGGATGCCGTAA
- a CDS encoding ABC transporter permease: protein MGRYVIRRLLQMIPVFIGATLLIFLMVNVMGDPIAGLCGERQCDPATAAQLRHEFGLDKPVWQQYAIYMGNVFTGDFGTAFNGQEVTELMGTAFPVTIRLTIVAIVFEIIIGITLGVLTGLRRGRPADSGVLLLTLVVISVPTFVTGLIVQLLFGVKWDLISPSVSSAAPLDELIVPGLVLASVSLAYVTRLTRTSIAENTRSDYVRTAVAKGLPRHRVITRHLLRNSLIPVVTFIGTDIGALMGGAIVTERIFNIHGVGFQLYQGILRQNTQTVVGFVTILVIIFLLANLLVDLLYAVLDPRIRYA, encoded by the coding sequence ATGGGACGTTATGTGATCCGGCGTCTGCTCCAGATGATCCCCGTCTTCATCGGCGCCACGCTGCTGATCTTCCTCATGGTCAACGTGATGGGCGACCCCATCGCGGGTCTCTGCGGCGAGCGGCAGTGCGACCCGGCGACCGCCGCCCAGCTGCGGCACGAGTTCGGCCTCGACAAGCCGGTGTGGCAGCAGTACGCGATCTACATGGGCAACGTCTTCACCGGCGACTTCGGAACGGCCTTCAACGGCCAGGAGGTCACCGAGCTGATGGGCACCGCCTTCCCGGTCACCATCAGGCTGACGATCGTCGCGATCGTCTTCGAGATCATCATCGGCATCACGCTCGGCGTGCTCACCGGACTGCGGCGCGGCCGGCCCGCCGACAGCGGTGTCCTGCTGCTCACCCTGGTCGTCATCTCCGTACCGACCTTCGTGACCGGTCTGATCGTGCAGCTGCTCTTCGGCGTGAAGTGGGACCTCATCTCCCCGTCGGTCTCCTCGGCGGCACCGCTCGACGAACTGATCGTGCCCGGCCTCGTACTGGCCTCCGTGTCACTGGCGTACGTCACCCGCCTGACCCGGACCTCCATCGCCGAGAACACCCGCTCCGACTACGTCCGTACCGCCGTCGCCAAGGGGCTGCCGAGACATCGCGTGATCACCCGGCATCTGCTGCGCAACTCACTGATCCCGGTCGTGACCTTCATCGGCACCGACATCGGAGCGCTGATGGGCGGCGCGATCGTCACCGAGCGGATCTTCAACATCCACGGCGTCGGCTTCCAGCTCTACCAGGGCATCCTGCGCCAGAACACCCAGACCGTCGTCGGCTTCGTGACGATCCTCGTCATCATCTTCCTGCTCGCGAACCTGCTGGTCGACCTTCTCTACGCCGTACTCGACCCGAGGATCCGCTATGCCTGA
- a CDS encoding GNAT family N-acetyltransferase, with the protein MEFTTGGRLTVRITPADVGKRVSVRRLTGSFDGTEKFTDTVGVLTSWDDNVVLITRRTGETVRIAESSLVAGKVVPAAPARRRGPAASFRELARVAARAWQPVEREALGDWELRASGGFTRRANSVLPLGEPGMPLDDALARVRRWYDLRSLPAYIQTATGAEGTQELLCTELEARGWRREVTAELRVGALAPLVDGGPDPDAAPVRLDRSFDEGWLRRYQRFDEPGPHVLRVLGGGPSVWFASVEGDDGVPAAIGRCVVDGRWAGFMAVEVDPARRRQGLASAVMRALAGRALEEGASAAWLQVESDNEAAGTLYEGMGFATHHRYHHFRPA; encoded by the coding sequence GTGGAATTCACAACCGGAGGACGGCTGACGGTCCGGATCACCCCCGCCGACGTGGGAAAACGTGTGTCCGTCCGCCGTCTGACCGGCTCCTTCGACGGCACGGAGAAGTTCACCGACACAGTCGGTGTGCTCACCTCCTGGGACGACAATGTGGTCCTCATCACACGCCGTACGGGTGAAACGGTCCGGATCGCGGAATCCTCGCTCGTCGCGGGCAAGGTCGTCCCGGCCGCGCCCGCGCGGCGGCGGGGTCCCGCCGCCTCCTTCAGAGAGCTGGCCCGGGTCGCCGCGCGGGCGTGGCAGCCGGTGGAGCGCGAGGCGCTCGGCGACTGGGAGCTGCGGGCGTCCGGCGGGTTCACCCGGCGCGCCAACTCGGTGCTGCCGCTGGGCGAGCCGGGAATGCCCCTGGACGACGCTCTGGCGCGCGTACGGCGCTGGTACGACCTGCGGAGCCTGCCGGCGTACATCCAGACCGCCACGGGCGCCGAGGGGACGCAGGAGCTGCTCTGCACGGAACTGGAGGCGCGCGGCTGGCGGCGGGAGGTCACGGCCGAACTGCGCGTCGGCGCGCTCGCTCCTCTGGTGGACGGCGGGCCGGACCCGGACGCGGCACCGGTGCGGCTGGACCGCTCCTTCGACGAGGGGTGGCTGCGCCGCTACCAGCGCTTCGACGAGCCGGGCCCGCATGTGCTGCGGGTGCTCGGCGGCGGGCCGTCCGTCTGGTTCGCCTCGGTCGAGGGTGACGACGGGGTGCCGGCCGCGATCGGCCGGTGTGTCGTGGACGGGCGCTGGGCGGGCTTCATGGCCGTCGAGGTCGATCCCGCGCGGCGGCGGCAGGGGCTGGCGAGCGCCGTGATGCGCGCGCTCGCCGGCCGTGCGCTGGAGGAGGGCGCGTCCGCGGCGTGGCTCCAGGTCGAGTCGGACAACGAGGCCGCGGGCACGCTGTACGAGGGCATGGGCTTCGCCACGCATCACCGTTACCACCACTTCCGACCCGCGTGA
- a CDS encoding ABC transporter permease: MPEPEPPKDEGAIAPTGFGGTMDLATSDGESVEPTGPGEAGPEERARSLWSDAWRDLRRNPIFIVSGLVILFLVFIAIWPQAIASGNPLSCDLAKAQEGSQPGHPFGFTSQGCDVYTRTVYGARASVTVGVCATLGVAIVGTALGGLAGFFGGFWDSILSRVTDIFFGIPVVLGGLVLLSVVTSSSVWPVVGFMVLLGWPQISRIARGSVITIKQNDFVQAARALGASNSRMMLRHVLPNAVAPVIVVATIALGTYIALEATLSYLGVGLKPPSVSWGIDISDASKFIRNAPHMLLWPAGALAITVLAFIMLGDAVRDALDPKLR, translated from the coding sequence ATGCCTGAGCCAGAGCCCCCCAAGGACGAAGGAGCCATCGCCCCGACCGGTTTCGGCGGCACGATGGACCTCGCCACCAGCGACGGCGAGTCGGTCGAACCGACCGGGCCCGGTGAGGCGGGGCCCGAGGAGCGGGCCCGCAGCCTCTGGTCGGACGCCTGGCGCGACCTGCGCCGCAACCCCATCTTCATCGTCTCCGGCCTCGTCATCCTCTTCCTGGTGTTCATCGCGATCTGGCCCCAGGCGATCGCCTCCGGCAACCCGCTCTCCTGCGACCTCGCCAAGGCCCAGGAAGGCTCGCAGCCCGGCCACCCCTTCGGCTTCACCTCCCAGGGCTGCGACGTCTACACCCGTACCGTCTACGGCGCCCGCGCCTCCGTCACCGTCGGCGTCTGCGCCACCCTCGGCGTCGCGATCGTCGGCACCGCGCTCGGCGGCCTGGCCGGCTTCTTCGGCGGCTTCTGGGACTCGATCCTCTCCCGCGTCACCGACATCTTCTTCGGTATCCCGGTGGTGCTCGGCGGCCTCGTCCTGCTCTCCGTGGTCACCAGCTCCAGCGTCTGGCCGGTGGTCGGATTCATGGTGCTGCTCGGCTGGCCGCAGATCTCCCGGATCGCCCGCGGCTCCGTCATCACCATCAAGCAGAACGACTTCGTCCAGGCGGCGCGCGCCCTCGGCGCCTCCAACTCACGGATGATGCTGCGGCATGTCCTGCCCAACGCCGTCGCCCCGGTGATCGTGGTGGCGACCATCGCGCTCGGTACGTACATCGCGCTGGAGGCGACCCTGTCCTACCTCGGCGTGGGCCTCAAACCGCCCTCGGTGTCCTGGGGCATCGACATCTCCGACGCGTCGAAGTTCATCCGCAACGCCCCGCACATGCTGCTCTGGCCCGCCGGCGCCCTGGCCATCACCGTGCTCGCCTTCATCATGCTCGGCGACGCGGTGCGCGACGCCCTCGACCCCAAGCTGCGCTGA
- a CDS encoding DUF6113 family protein, whose protein sequence is MSGRKGAGRPKAKSGGGGGARTGGAARGAGATRADGATSGAAGAGSAGQGVPGLWPASPPRPWRIAAYVGLVILGVVVGTAGSLVQSGFFPGGLVLALVASAALFYGGRTATGTAFGVGAPAAGWLIAVIVLSLGRPEGDGVFDAGLGPVVYLLGGALVAVMCATMSRSPQPGQESGRLGK, encoded by the coding sequence GTGAGCGGGCGCAAGGGTGCGGGCCGCCCGAAGGCGAAGAGCGGCGGGGGAGGCGGCGCGCGTACGGGCGGTGCTGCCCGTGGGGCCGGGGCTACCCGTGCGGATGGTGCGACGAGCGGTGCGGCCGGCGCGGGCTCCGCCGGCCAGGGCGTACCCGGCCTGTGGCCCGCGTCCCCGCCGAGACCCTGGCGCATCGCCGCGTACGTCGGTCTCGTGATCCTCGGGGTGGTGGTCGGCACGGCGGGCTCGCTCGTCCAGAGCGGCTTCTTCCCCGGCGGCCTCGTCCTCGCGCTGGTGGCCTCCGCGGCCCTCTTCTACGGAGGCCGCACCGCGACCGGGACCGCCTTCGGCGTCGGGGCTCCTGCGGCGGGCTGGCTGATCGCCGTCATCGTGCTCAGTCTCGGGCGGCCGGAGGGCGACGGCGTCTTCGACGCGGGGCTCGGCCCTGTCGTCTATCTGCTGGGCGGTGCACTGGTGGCTGTGATGTGTGCCACCATGTCGCGGTCACCGCAACCGGGTCAGGAGTCCGGCCGACTTGGAAAGTGA
- the fdxA gene encoding ferredoxin, with protein MTYVIAQPCVDLKDKACIEECPVDCIYEGSRSLYIHPDECVDCGACEPVCPVEAIFYEDDTPEEWKDYYKANVEFFDELGSPGGASKLGLIERDHPFIAALPPQPQND; from the coding sequence GTGACCTACGTCATCGCGCAGCCTTGTGTGGATCTCAAGGACAAGGCGTGCATCGAGGAGTGCCCGGTCGACTGCATCTACGAGGGCTCCCGGTCCTTGTACATTCACCCGGACGAATGCGTCGACTGTGGTGCCTGTGAGCCGGTCTGCCCGGTCGAGGCGATCTTCTACGAGGACGACACTCCGGAGGAGTGGAAGGACTACTACAAGGCGAACGTGGAGTTCTTCGACGAACTCGGTTCTCCCGGTGGTGCGTCCAAGCTCGGTCTGATCGAGCGTGATCACCCCTTCATCGCCGCACTGCCGCCGCAGCCTCAGAACGACTGA
- the mshB gene encoding N-acetyl-1-D-myo-inositol-2-amino-2-deoxy-alpha-D-glucopyranoside deacetylase, translated as MTDLPGRRLLLVHAHPDDESINNGATMARYAAEGAQVTLVTCTLGEEGEVIPPSLAHLTPGGGPAGAFSPLGAHREGELAAAMKELGVADHRLLGGRGRYKDSGMMGLPQNDREDAFWGADVDGAAAHLVRVIRSVQPQVLVTYDPQGGYGHPDHIQAHRVATRAAELAADAGFRPGLGAPHTIAKIYWNRVARSAAEEGFARLRASAAAFEGVAEIEDVPGVVDDTGITTEIDGTAYAARKAAAMRAHETQIVVDGAFFALSNGLGQPLLTVEHYQLVRGASGADAGVRETDLFAGVGV; from the coding sequence ATGACCGATCTTCCCGGCCGTCGTCTGCTCCTGGTCCACGCGCACCCCGACGACGAGTCGATCAACAACGGCGCCACGATGGCCAGATACGCGGCCGAGGGCGCCCAGGTCACCTTGGTGACCTGCACCCTGGGTGAGGAGGGCGAGGTCATTCCGCCCTCCCTCGCCCATCTCACGCCCGGCGGCGGGCCGGCGGGCGCCTTCAGCCCGCTCGGGGCCCACCGCGAAGGTGAGCTCGCCGCGGCCATGAAGGAGCTCGGCGTCGCCGACCACCGGCTGCTGGGCGGCCGGGGGCGCTACAAGGACTCCGGCATGATGGGCCTCCCGCAGAACGACCGCGAGGACGCCTTCTGGGGCGCGGACGTGGACGGCGCCGCCGCGCATCTGGTGCGGGTGATCCGGTCCGTACAGCCGCAGGTGCTGGTGACGTACGACCCCCAGGGCGGCTACGGCCACCCCGACCACATCCAGGCCCACCGTGTCGCCACACGCGCCGCCGAGCTGGCCGCCGACGCCGGCTTCCGGCCCGGACTCGGCGCCCCGCACACGATCGCGAAGATCTACTGGAACAGGGTGGCGCGCTCGGCCGCCGAGGAGGGTTTCGCCCGGCTGCGTGCCTCCGCGGCGGCCTTCGAGGGGGTGGCGGAGATCGAGGACGTCCCCGGAGTGGTGGACGACACCGGGATCACGACGGAGATCGACGGGACGGCGTACGCGGCGCGGAAGGCCGCGGCGATGCGCGCCCACGAGACGCAGATCGTGGTGGACGGGGCGTTCTTCGCGCTCTCCAACGGCCTCGGGCAGCCCCTTCTCACCGTGGAGCACTACCAGTTGGTGCGGGGCGCATCCGGCGCGGACGCCGGTGTACGTGAGACGGATCTCTTCGCGGGGGTGGGCGTGTGA
- a CDS encoding ABC transporter ATP-binding protein: MTSEPILEVRDLVKHFPLTQGILFKRQIGAVKAVDGVSFSLAAGETLGIVGESGCGKSTVARMLVNLERPTAGEIRYKGEDITRMSGRALKAVRRNIQMVFQDPYTSLNPRMTVGDIIGEPFDIHPEVAPKGDRRRMVRDLLDVVGLNPEYINRYPHQFSGGQRQRIGIARGLALRPEIIVADEPVSALDVSVQAQVVNLMERLQNEFDLSYVFIAHDLSIVRHISDRVGVMYLGRIIEIGTDVQIYDHPTHPYTQALLSAVPVPDPEAREGRERIILTGEVPSPAHPPSGCRFRTRCWKAQERCALEVPLLAVPPWFRGTETPAEHDSACHFAEERQIVPSPSGPAEGGEGGEQGPDPDKEM; this comes from the coding sequence ATGACCTCTGAGCCCATCCTGGAAGTGCGGGATCTGGTCAAGCACTTCCCGCTGACCCAGGGCATCCTCTTCAAGAGGCAGATCGGGGCGGTCAAGGCGGTCGACGGCGTCTCCTTCTCCCTGGCGGCCGGCGAGACGCTGGGCATCGTGGGGGAGTCCGGCTGCGGGAAGTCGACCGTGGCGCGCATGCTGGTCAACCTGGAGCGGCCGACGGCGGGCGAGATCCGTTACAAGGGCGAGGACATCACCCGCATGTCGGGCCGCGCGCTGAAGGCCGTACGGCGCAACATCCAGATGGTCTTCCAGGACCCGTACACCTCGCTCAATCCCCGGATGACCGTCGGCGACATCATCGGTGAGCCCTTCGACATCCACCCCGAGGTCGCGCCGAAGGGCGACCGGCGGCGCATGGTGCGGGACCTGCTCGACGTGGTCGGGCTCAACCCGGAGTACATCAACCGCTATCCGCACCAGTTCTCCGGCGGCCAGCGCCAGCGCATCGGCATCGCGCGGGGACTGGCCCTGCGCCCGGAGATCATCGTCGCCGACGAGCCGGTCTCGGCCCTCGACGTGTCCGTACAGGCGCAGGTCGTCAATCTGATGGAACGGCTCCAGAACGAGTTCGACCTCAGTTACGTCTTCATCGCCCACGACCTGTCGATCGTCCGGCACATCTCCGACCGGGTCGGGGTGATGTATCTCGGGCGGATCATCGAGATCGGCACGGACGTCCAGATCTACGACCACCCCACCCATCCGTACACGCAGGCACTGCTCTCGGCGGTGCCGGTGCCCGACCCGGAGGCGCGCGAGGGCCGGGAGCGGATCATCCTGACCGGCGAGGTGCCCTCGCCGGCGCATCCGCCGTCGGGCTGCCGGTTCCGTACGCGCTGCTGGAAGGCGCAGGAGCGGTGTGCGCTGGAGGTGCCGCTGCTCGCGGTGCCCCCGTGGTTCCGGGGGACGGAGACTCCCGCGGAGCACGACTCGGCCTGTCACTTCGCCGAGGAACGGCAGATCGTGCCGAGCCCGTCGGGGCCGGCGGAGGGCGGGGAGGGCGGGGAGCAGGGTCCGGATCCGGACAAGGAGATGTGA
- a CDS encoding transglutaminase-like domain-containing protein, whose protein sequence is MEPPQPPSSDRRSRFAAEARAERPDIALLCLLIGTEADSALDEDGIDAAQIELDRLAGMLPFGLDGPRAWGAALEDLLGTRLGFRGTPAEYGRLEASLLHEVLRRRRGLPILLSVLWTEVARRAGAPVYGVALPGHFVVGIGPPEEPDDGVLVDPFTGGRILTRQDTETLVRGATGAPLVPSILNPAEPLHIVIRILNNLRAWASTRPERGDVALWALELSLLLPSHPARLRYERAQLLVRRGDFLTGAAEMDEYAEVVAAVEPATADAIRHKARAARAMLN, encoded by the coding sequence ATGGAACCACCTCAACCGCCATCGTCCGACCGGCGGAGCCGGTTCGCCGCCGAGGCCCGCGCCGAACGGCCCGACATCGCCCTGCTCTGCCTCCTCATCGGTACGGAGGCGGACTCCGCGCTCGACGAGGACGGGATCGACGCGGCGCAGATCGAGCTCGACAGGCTGGCCGGGATGCTGCCCTTCGGTCTCGACGGCCCGCGCGCGTGGGGCGCGGCGCTGGAGGACCTGCTGGGCACGCGCCTCGGCTTCCGGGGCACACCGGCCGAGTACGGGCGCCTGGAGGCCTCCCTGCTGCACGAGGTCCTGCGCCGCAGGCGCGGGCTGCCGATCCTGCTCTCGGTGCTGTGGACCGAGGTCGCGCGCCGCGCGGGGGCGCCGGTGTACGGGGTGGCCCTCCCCGGTCACTTCGTCGTCGGCATCGGCCCGCCCGAAGAGCCCGACGACGGGGTCCTGGTCGACCCGTTCACGGGTGGCCGGATCCTGACCCGGCAGGACACCGAGACGCTGGTGAGAGGGGCCACGGGCGCCCCGCTGGTGCCGTCGATACTGAACCCGGCCGAACCGCTCCACATCGTGATCCGCATCCTGAACAACCTCCGCGCGTGGGCGTCGACACGCCCCGAGCGCGGTGATGTCGCGCTGTGGGCCCTCGAACTGAGCCTCCTGCTGCCGTCCCACCCGGCCCGGCTCCGTTACGAGCGTGCCCAACTGCTGGTGCGGCGCGGGGACTTCCTGACGGGGGCGGCGGAGATGGACGAGTACGCGGAGGTGGTCGCCGCGGTGGAACCGGCGACGGCGGACGCGATCCGCCACAAGGCACGGGCCGCCCGCGCGATGCTGAACTGA
- a CDS encoding ABC transporter ATP-binding protein has product MLLEVRDLQVEFHTRDGVAKAVNGVSYSVDAGETLAVLGESGSGKSVTAQAVMGILDVPPGRIAGGEVIFKGRDLLKTKEDERRKIRGADMAMIFQDALSSLNPVLTVGAQLGEMFIVHRGMSRKDARARAVELMERVRIPAAKERVNDYPHQFSGGMRQRIMIAMAMALEPSLIIADEPTTALDVTVQAQVMELLADLQRELNMGLILITHDLGVVADVADKIAVMYAGRIVETAPVHGIYKAPAHPYTRGLLDSIPRLDQKGRDLYAIKGLPPNLTRIPPGCAFNPRCPRAQDICRTDVPPLFEVDENRRSACFFWRETLNDL; this is encoded by the coding sequence ATGTTGCTCGAAGTGCGCGATCTGCAGGTGGAGTTCCACACCCGCGACGGTGTCGCGAAGGCGGTCAACGGGGTCAGCTACTCGGTCGACGCGGGCGAGACCCTCGCCGTGCTCGGCGAGTCCGGCTCCGGCAAGTCCGTCACCGCGCAGGCGGTCATGGGCATCCTCGACGTCCCGCCCGGCCGGATCGCGGGCGGCGAAGTGATCTTCAAGGGCCGGGATCTGCTCAAGACCAAGGAGGACGAACGGCGGAAGATCCGCGGCGCCGACATGGCGATGATCTTCCAGGACGCCCTCTCCTCGCTCAACCCGGTGCTGACCGTGGGCGCGCAGCTCGGCGAGATGTTCATCGTGCACCGGGGGATGTCCCGCAAGGACGCGCGGGCGCGGGCCGTCGAACTGATGGAGCGGGTACGGATCCCGGCGGCCAAGGAGCGGGTGAACGACTACCCGCACCAGTTCTCCGGGGGCATGCGCCAGCGCATCATGATCGCCATGGCGATGGCGCTCGAACCCTCGCTGATCATCGCCGACGAGCCGACGACCGCGCTCGACGTGACCGTCCAGGCCCAGGTGATGGAGCTGCTCGCGGACCTCCAGCGCGAGCTGAACATGGGGCTGATCCTCATCACCCACGACCTCGGGGTCGTCGCCGACGTCGCCGACAAGATCGCCGTCATGTACGCGGGACGGATCGTCGAGACCGCCCCCGTCCACGGCATCTACAAGGCCCCCGCCCATCCCTACACACGCGGTCTGCTCGACTCCATCCCCCGGCTCGACCAGAAGGGCCGGGACCTGTACGCGATCAAGGGCCTGCCGCCCAACCTGACGCGCATCCCGCCCGGCTGCGCCTTCAACCCGCGCTGCCCCAGAGCGCAGGACATCTGCCGCACGGACGTGCCGCCCCTCTTCGAGGTCGACGAGAACCGGCGCAGCGCCTGCTTCTTCTGGAGGGAGACCCTCAATGACCTCTGA